Genomic segment of Marmota flaviventris isolate mMarFla1 chromosome 4, mMarFla1.hap1, whole genome shotgun sequence:
GGGAGCTCCCAGGATGTCCCCCCATTCCATTGCTGGAGGCCTTGGGAACAGCGGGGTGGACCTGTAGGACAGGTCTGCTAGAGAACCCCTGACAAGGGGTGCAGGTCGAAGAGGAGGTATTTAAGTTTTGGGGAGAGGACCTTAAGTGTGGAGAGCAGTTAGCAGCACTGGTGTCCCCATTCTAGGGAGTTAGATGGTGGATACAGAGACCAGGTCACAGCCAAGTGTGGCACCTTCCCCATCATTCCTGCATCTTGAGGGCCTACAGCAAGCAGCTGGTGGGTCCCTGCTTCAAGTCACTCTCCTTATTCTTGTGACCTGATTTTACATGCACAGCAGTTGTAGGAAAGGATGAGGGAGGAATTTAGCACAGGACCAGAGTGTGTTAGCTAGGGTGGTGTCACGTGTGTGACTGACTAGCTCCAACCCTGAACCTCCCAGATAGCACTGATAATTGTAAGAAATGCACTGTGAAGAAAAATTCTAAGCCCATGCTTTGGTATGTTTTTTCTTAAGAGCGGCAAAGGAATGCTGTCCAACCAAGTTCCAGAGCAAGATCATCCCACCTAAAGGCACGATAGAGTCTTGTCCTGCCCTCCCGTGCTGTGACGAATATAGCCTATATGCAGATTACAATGCCCTGCCACCTTGCTATTGTGGCACAAATGAGGGGCTCTGAAGTGGGAATGGTGGACACACATTTGTGAACAATATTTCTTAGTAGAAGCCTTATTATTGAAATTCTATAGTGTTTATATTTATGTACTAATGAGATATTTATGTACTTTCACATAAAGGTACAATAATGAAAAGAATCCTGCCTGCCTCAGTTGTTAGTTTTAAATGTCCTTTTCCTAAAGTTTTGTGTTACCACTTTGGTACTTGAGGCAACTAGCTCATCATTTTATATTGCAACACAAGCAGGAGAGTTAAAGTAGAAAATAGAGGCCATGTGAATGAATGGTATTAACAAGAAGGGATAGCATATTGCTAGGTGCctggtataaaaaataaaaacatttgaaaactgaGCTTTGAATCTTCCTGGCAGCATAGACAAAAAGAAACTTGACGTCTCTGAATGAGCCCAGGTTTTCTCCTGGTTCTAAGTTAGATTTATTATGTAGAACCTTCTCTttgaaattctgaagaaaatgatTGTGTGGTTCCATTTGGGTTTTTTCAAAGGCTCAGACCAGCTTTCAAATCTTGGCACATGCTCCCTGCTGAGGGCAACTGTCCACCCAGATGTTTATTTCTTCCTGAACTGGAAGCACTAGGTTGCCTCTGGGGGCACAGGCTTTTCAAAGTCATACACTCTCCTGTGGGCAACATGGACTCTTCTCATGGCTATTGCCAGGGCCAACGTAAGGACTTCATCTGTGAGGAATATAAAGGACCAGAAGGAGCTCTGAAAAGAGTCTCACATAATCTGGGCTGCTTCTGCCACCAGAGATGCAATCAGCAGATTGAGTTTATAACCACCTGAACCAGATGTTAGTCACAGGATGGGCACTTAGTAAAATAATAGACCTGGTAAAAGTCCCTGTGGGTATGAATTCTAGAGCATTCCCAGAGACACACAGGGATTGCATCACTCAGTCCAGCTCACAAATCCTGAACATAgctctggccccttcctccctctgttgGACCTCCAGCCTCCAGTCTCCATCAAGCCCAGTACTCCTGAATGGTCATGAAGTGTGGACTGCAATGAGGTGTCCACTATCCAGAATGCAGAGCAAAAAGTGCTTCCACTTCCCTAAATTGCCTGTGAGTGACTGAATTTCTTTACAGACCCCTGGCTCAGAGCCCCAACTCAGCATTTGGTTCACAGAGTTGGGGGCACTGGATGTGGAACAAGAGGACATTTGCAAGGTTAAGGTTCAGTAGTAGAAGGACAGAGCCAGGCCCTGATTCCTGCCCTGGCCCAATGTTCCAAGTGAGCAGTGGAGGCACTTCTGTTCCCTAAGCTTAGTTTCCCCTGTCAGAGTTTTGAGCCACTCTTGTCTCCACTTGGAACTCAGAAAAATCCTTCCTAAGGAACTGGGTGATAGTCAGGTCAATGGCTGGATATGGGTGATTAATGAgccaaattaaaatgaaagaatatatttcaGGATTTACTCTTGTGTCTGAATTAAGAGGATCAGGTGGGTAAATCTAACAAGTTGATGAAATTCATGCTAAAGGTAATAAAATTTATGGGAGGTCATTGCTTTGGATTGAGCTCCTGCACTAGATCCCAGCAGAACAGACCTAACCAATATGGATTCACTCATGCTAAAAGCCACATAATCAAACTGAGTTTGAAACAGGCCAGTTTTCCAAAAAACCAGGAAATTCTTGGCAAATAATCAGAAGAGGTTCAGTTTACTCAAAGtcaacatttccttttttctaacaGGTAACAGCTTTTAATTATACAATACTAACATATTAATAATAGCAGAAAAGGTATTATGTAAGTAACTAATTTTAATTCATGTGGATTTAAGAAATATAGGCTTAAGGAAGTTTGCTATCTTGCAAAGAGAACAAATCCAAAGTTCTAAATATTACTTTGAGAGTTATTTTTTCACTAAACCTACAGagtgaatttttatttccatcagtTGATAACATGTAAGTCacattttaagaataataaatacaGTGATAATTCACTATTTACCAATATTGTCTTTGACAAACATGCgatgttcttattttttaaaacacctgTTCTATTtgacttctttgttttttaattttttttttagttgtagatggacataatacctttatttatttatttatgtggtgctgagcgtagaactgagtgcctcacacatgccaggcaagtgctctaccactgagccacagccccagcccctacttgAGTTCTTTAGATAAGTTATTGATAAGTAAGTGATGTATTTTAATTCCTAAATGGGTAATAAAATAAACCAATGTCACACATAAAAgcttatttgaaaaaaagttatttttaaaatggagtattATCTTACCACAGTACAATCTAATTTTGAAAAACCAAGAACTGAATTCTGAGATTGAATGGGGCACGAGATGTAGCAAAGGAACTCAAACCATAAATTTTGGCtacttttgattattttcttcacCTGATCCAAGCACCTGGTATTGAATGTATCTCAAGCTTGATAagcttgttttgcttttaaagatAAGCCACAAGTAAAAAGTTATAACTTATTTATTAAGTGAAAATGATAAAACTATAAAAGTCCTGCGATCCTTGTATTATTTGCCTGCACTacaaaagattattatttttggtttattaaaaaaacatttctataGTGAAAACAACGAAATGAACTattaagccatgaaaagacagGGAGGAAATGCAAGTGCATATTGCTAATTGAAAGAAACCAATCTGAAGAGGCAACAAGCTGCATGAATGATTCCAACTCTGTAACATTCTAGagaaggcaaaactatggagacagtaacaagtttagccaggcgtggtggtgcacacctgaaatcttAGCaattccagaagctgaggcaggagcattgaaAGTTCATAGggagcctcagtaatttagccagGCCCCAcacaactcaaaagaaaaattaaaaaagggttgggaatgtggctcagtggttaagcacccttaggtttaatcctcagcaccaaaaaaaaaaaaaaaaagtttaatggtTGCTAGGAGTTGGGGGTGAGATGAGTAAGTGGAACACAGAGGATTTTGAGAGCAGTAGAACTGTGCTGAATGATACCATGATGGCGGATACATGTCATCATACAATAAAGTCttcttaaataagaaaacaaaaaattaattaattttttagttaattCAGTAACTTGTAAAACTATATTGACGACGTCTTGCATTGCCTAATACATCTTTAGATCTGAAAATCTGTGAATGAACCTTATTACAGAAATGACATACATGGcagaaaagaattttcttttaattgcagaggaggaaataATTTCCTTgatcaaatatattttgagaactATGGAAAATACTGTTAATAAATAATGCCGCATAAGCTCTTTGACTATAATACTTTGACAAAGTTACTACTACACATTGGAAAATAAAACTCAGTCATTTGAAATAGAAATACTTTTATGGgcattttatctttgatttttaacaTATTGAACCAATTCAATAACAGTTCCATGATTGTACtggtttttatatattaataaatacataaaacccCCAGAATTTCATGAATTTGTGAGATTTCATATTGCCaattactactttttaaaatcttccttcTCAGTTACAGTATTTTATCATCAACTACATGCAGAAAGAATTTAGTATTGGTCTTTCAACTGTGTCTCTCTTCATTCATGGTCCTTGCTCTGAATGCAGCAATTGTGGCCACATTCTATAAGGCATTCTGACCAACGGCCACAATGGGGCCCCTAATTGAACAGACCCAAACTACCAGAAGCTGTAAGTCTGCACTCCTGAGTTTAGCCTTGAGACAGATTATTCTCAATGACAAGAAATGCTATCTTACAACTACTTGTTATGCTTATCCCATAAATAATGGCCCATAAAGGTCTAGGAAAAATGTTATGCAAATCCTCAAGAGACTGTGGTCAGTGAGTTTAGTATACTGTGTCATctttatagtaaaataaaaatgaacaagccATATATAAATTAGCTCTCATTTTAGAGAACAAATTttacaaaacaataaatgaatatgaataatcctttttctaaaaaatgaaacattttaatataagCTAAGTTCAAGATGAGACTCCCATTCACTTAAGATAAGCAGCTTCCAGAGTGGATGCATTTATTTTTAGCTGCAAATACATCACCCTTCGAAACATACacaacagtttaaaaaatactgaagacTAAATAACCTAGAGTCTTGCAACCTCTTTGATTCATGT
This window contains:
- the LOC114082354 gene encoding protein FAM24A-like; this translates as MFDLKTKIIIGIGAGLLFAAIVLICVVLSLLFKVSSILKAAKECCPTKFQSKIIPPKGTIESCPALPCCDEYSLYADYNALPPCYCGTNEGL